A window of Solanum stenotomum isolate F172 chromosome 3, ASM1918654v1, whole genome shotgun sequence contains these coding sequences:
- the LOC125857543 gene encoding uncharacterized protein LOC125857543, with amino-acid sequence MAKQKETSAMEIDDQSSLPSDQISNPKFSVNVLQLLKSAQMQHGLRFGDYARYRRYCTARLRRLYKSLKFTHGRLKYTKRSISITTVTEVRFLHVVLYTAERAWSHAMEKKTLPDGPNARQRSYLIGRLRKAVKWASLFQELCSIKGDSRTSLEAEAYAAYMKGSLLFEQDQNWDVALKCFKSARAVYEELGKYGDLENQVLCRERVEELEPSIRYCLHKIGESNLQTSELVSIGEMEGPALDLFKAKLEAAMAEARSQQAASMTEFHWLGNRFPISNAKTQVSILKAQELEKDIHGSAADSLPAEKKLVLYDKIFAAYHEARSCIRNDLVTAANSENVKDELSGLDKAIGATLGQRTIERNQLLVKIAKSKLNKVRDEKNEKVTKPEELVRLYDLLLQNTTDLFDLVSSGRDRKMEEVALAEECELKSMVFRAERCFYLAKSYSSAGKWTEAYALYSRARSLADAALMKLQSANAADQVMIKELRTLYNESRSNSCVEHAKGIMEEEKAPENLSKKISNISLSGTDKKMEKLLMEKLDTYESAVGEANMKVVPRIETFPPAFQPVPRNPIVLDLAYNLIEFPSLDSRMKKDKKGFISRFWG; translated from the exons ATGGCAAAGCAGAAGGAAACTTCCGCCATGGAAATCGACGATCAGAGTTCTCTTCCTTCTGATCAGATCAGTAACCCTAAGTTCTCCGTCAATG TGTTACAACTTTTAAAATCTGCTCAAATGCAGCATGGATTGCGATTCGGTGATTACGCTCGTTATAG GAGGTATTGTACGGCTCGATTAAGGAGATTATATAAATCGCTCAAGTTCACTCACGGACGTTTGAAGTACACTAAGCGTTCAATTTCAATTACTACGGTCACTGAAGTGAG ATTTCTTCACGTGGTTCTCTATACAGCTGAGAGAGCTTGGAGTCATGCTATGGAAAAGAAAACTTTGCCTGATGGACCAAATGCACGCCAAAGAAGTTATCTCATTGGCCGGTTGAGGAAGGCGGTTAAATGGGCTAGTCTTTTCCAGGAATTATGTTCCATCAAGGGAGATTCGAGAACATCTTTAGAAGCGGAG GCTTATGCTGCATACATGAAAGGGAGTTTATTGTTTGAACAAGATCAAAACTGGGACGTTGCTCTAAAGTGTTTCAAAAGCGCCAG GGCTGTGTATGAGGAGCTTGGAAAATATGGAGATCTAGAGAACCAAGTATTGTGCCGTGAGCGGGTTGAGGAACTAGAACCTAGTATCAGATATTGCTTACACAAGATTGGTGAGTCTAACTTACAAACTTCTGAACTCGTTTCCATCGGTGAAATGGAAGGGCCTGCACTGGACCTTTTCAAAGCAAAGTTGGAG GCTGCTATGGCAGAGGCAAGATCTCAGCAGGCTGCATCTATGACAGAATTCCATTGGCTTGGAAATAGATTTCCAATTTCAAATGCAAAGACACAGGTGTCCATTCTGAAAG CCCAGGAACTGGAGAAAGATATCCATGGTTCAGCTGCTGATTCTCTTCCAGCAGAGAAGAAACTTGTGTTGTATGACAAAATATTTGCAGCATATCACGAAGCCAGGAGCTGCATCCGGAATGACCTG GTTACGGCTGCTAATTCGGAAAATGTTAAGGATGAGTTAAGTGGACTGGATAAAGCCATTGGTGCAACTTTAGGGCAGCGAACCATTGAGAGGAATCAGTTGCTAGTTAAAATAGCTAAAAGCAAGCTCAACAAGGTCCgtgatgaaaaaaatgaaaaggtcACAAAGCCGGAGGAGCTTGTTCGGCTGTATGATCTATTGCTACAG AATACTACTGATCTTTTTGATCTAGTTAGTTCTGGTAGAGATAGAAAAATGGAAGAAGTTGCCTTAGCTGAAGAGTGCGAGCTGAAAAGTATGGTTTTCCGAGCAGAAAG GTGCTTCTACTTGGCAAAGTCCTACAGTTCAGCGGGAAAGTGGACAGAAGCTTATGCCTTGTACTCTCGAGCTCGTTCTTTAGCTGATGCAGCTCTTATGAAACTGCAGTCTGCGAATGCTGCTGATCAG GTCATGATCAAGGAGCTGAGAACACTGTATAACGAGAGCAGATCGAACAGCTGTGTTGAGCATGCCAAAGGAATTATGGAGGAGGAAAAGGCTCCAGAAAATCTCTCGAAAAAGATATCAAATATCTCATTGAGTGGAACTGATAAGAAG aTGGAGAAACTTCTCATGGAAAAATTGGATACATACGAATCAGCTGTTGGTGAAGCCAACATGAAGGTTGTTCCTCGAATTGAGACTTTTCCACCTGCCTTCCAACCAGTTCCTCGTAATCCCATCGTATTGGACCTGGCTTATAACCTTATTGAGTTCCCATCACTGGATTCTCGTATGAAGAAAGACAAGAAAGGTTTCATCAGTAGGTTTTGGGGCTGA
- the LOC125857549 gene encoding protein SINE3: MREHHLQTPLKELGNRRSKSISADQTKKQIKSTRKNLNSVFESQAASSFSQSSIGTSSLISDDHSLLTESAAEDLLLIPETSPSSEAVDPLADLTPLSSTVTSDRFKECTGSNSRSGIPQISDVKFGSVEAEMAVKYLREAQLQVVNATDIDIRYKKLLDAVMNTVVEEFYGLPEDKDCYNAIVSKKFHLVTLTFVLWIIAVFIGFFFHSGEEHSFDRPLPT; the protein is encoded by the exons ATGAGAGAGCATCATCTTCAAACACCATTGAAGGAGCTCGGAAATCGCCGATCCAAATCCATCTCCGCCGATCAAACTAAGAAGCAGATAAAA AGCACTAGGAAGAACTTGAATTCTGTGTTTGAATCGCAAGCTGCCTCCTCATTTTCTCAATCATCGATCGGCACTTCTTCTCTGATTTCAGATGATCATAGTCTACTCACTGAATCCGCCGCTGAG GACTTGTTGTTGATTCCAGAAACTTCTCCTTCATCAGAGGCAGTGGATCCTCTTGCTGATCTGACTCCATTGTCATCGACAGTAACTTCTGACAGGTTCAAAGAATGCACTGGTTCGAATAGCCGAAGTGGAATTCCACAAATCAGTGATGTGAAGTTTGGTTCTGTTGAGGCTGAAATGGCAGTAAAGTACCTAAGAGAAGCTCAACTGCAAGTGGTGAATGCAACAGATATTGATATTCGGTATAAGAAGCTTCTCGATGCTGTCATGAACACTGTAGTTGAAGAGTTCTATGGACTGCCAGAAGACAAGGACTGCTATAATGCCATTGTCTCAAAGAAATTCCATTTGGTGACACTGACATTCGTGCTGTGGATAATTGCTGTTTTCATTGGATTCTTCTTCCATTCGGGCGAAGAACATTCTTTCGACAGACCTCTACCTACCTAA